A genomic segment from Spinacia oleracea cultivar Varoflay chromosome 3, BTI_SOV_V1, whole genome shotgun sequence encodes:
- the LOC110787255 gene encoding uncharacterized protein isoform X2: MFSSLKLQASTPATHRRNNYKVAGNLTFSPSTASSLRLPPRRFSVLSVKSSENVPSSQPSISSDFTSSVGSPSLHLSHSTLSQRHISVLNFLACAVAISATWLFCAAIPALLAFKRAAESLEKLLDVTREELPDTMAAVRLSGMEISDLTMELSDLGQEITQGVKKSTRAVHVAEEKLRQFANMTSTGSQRQSNNDS; encoded by the exons ATGTTCTCATCTCTAAAATTGCAGGCTTCAACCCCTGCAACCCACCGTAGAAACAACTACAAAGTCGCCGGGAACCTAACCTTCTCTCCTTCTACGGCGTCTTCGCTCCGCCTTCCACCCCGCCGGTTCTCCGTATTATCCGTAAAATCGTCGGAAAATGTGCCTTCTTCTCAGCCATCGATTTCTTCCGATTTTACCTCCTCCGTTGGATCTCCTTCGCTTCACCTCTCTCATTCGACTCTATCTCAACGTCACatctccgtcttgaatttcctCGCCTGTGCG GTTGCAATTTCTGCGACTTGGCTATTTTGTGCTGCGATTCCCGCGCTTTTG GCTTTCAAGAGAGCAGCGGAATCACTAGAGAAGCTATTAGATGTCACCAGAGAAGAGCTGCCAGATACAATGGCAGCAGTTCGCCTGTCTGGAATGGAAATCAGTGACTTAACGATGGAGCTAAGTGATTTGGG TCAGGAAATAACACAAGGTGTTAAGAAGTCTACTCGTGCTGTACATGTGGCGGAGGAAAAATTGCGTCAGTTTGCAAACATGACATCAACAG GTAGCCAACGCCAAAGCAATAACGACAGTTGA
- the LOC110787256 gene encoding E3 ubiquitin-protein ligase RKP isoform X2 yields the protein MAEDGVWGSALSSGLALILNGEDKKTNPQKNRLVSYHDDFGHQSLEKTLEYIFDLPYRSIGPLGGLLDVNVVHSIVKRCFLKFPTSLSSQPPGRDGLCIFDRGCGLVVSIDESSICGDLQKVSPPLFLESLAIFSSARANACVWEGKWMYEVMLETAGIQQLGWATISCPFTDRMGVGDAEDSYAFDGKRVKKWNEEDEAYGQSWVVGDVIGCCIDLDEDRILFYRNGIPLGVAFAGIRKMNPGLGYFPAVSLSQGERCDLNFGARLFKYPIEGFLPLQNPPSATSRASQLLQCLSRMLEIERMERAEFSSIDKLRRFVPLDDIFHPVADAICDEFFSILDEDEKAMEYISWGPFLSFLMELYGLHLPHDHRSLDKVLDIVLKFRSSTLLFQHVIGALSYGCKTAALVLTECPYSGSYPYLALACHLLRREELLVLWWKLSEFDFLLEGFLSWKCPNKQDLQLMMPSVWWPNSCEDISHENSMMLTTTALSDAISKIEEKHRDLCCLVIQFIPPVMPPQLPGSVFRKFLQNVLGAADRNMTAPGVLGNTVLVSLYAVILHYLSEGFPVADICGWSKSRRDGAKKDIGFLHRGGQLSFPIELFVKNDPMRINISRVGGSFSNLLELHSVQERESEVISWEEGCMNDEDSRVTHLTRQKPCCCSSYEIDFTRVSRDPTRSRAKGSRGHNSSIPEGSVHVASECNPRSLNEEIEDKPSSSEHPHSQFGYRPMQQSRTVTEDSNCSSAILREEELLDVMLFLYHVGVAPNFRQASYYMSHQSQSISLLEETDRQLKERPCHEQQKRLKEARNIYREEVIDCVRHSTWYRISLLSRWKQRGMYASCMWIVQLLLVISKDNTLFSFVPEYYLEALVDCFHVLRKSDPPFVPSSIFIKQGLSSFVTFVVTHFSDPRISSADIKDLLLQSISVLVQYKEYLVSFETNHAATHKMPKALFSAFDNRSWIPVTNILLRLCKGSGFGSSKHGETSSSSVVFQRLLRDVCAEDEELFAAFLNRLFNTLSWTMTEFSVSIREMQEKNHILEFQQRKCSAIFDLSCNLARILEFCTHEIPQAFLLGNDMHLKRLTELVIFTLNQMTSATDSEFFDWSVKRHGQPLEKINRGMILAPLVGIIVNLVEASTEVESREQNDLIEVLARMDCPETVLFGLQYVLGFNWAGFSKGNVHFAKLRQLEEFLTCLICRMGSRDLEASAFLQESECDDSICCICYTCVADAQFIPCLHQSCYGCITRHLLNCERCFFCNAIVAKVIKDESKTV from the exons ATGGCAGAAGATGGTGTATGGGGTAGTGCATTATCATCAGGGTTAGCGTTAATACTTAATGGCGAAGATAAGAAAACGAATCCTCAAAAGAATCGTCTTGTTTCATATCATGATGATTTCGGGCACCAGTCATTGGAAAAAACATTGGAATATATTTTTGACCTTCCTTATCGATCAATTGGACCGCTGGGTGGTCTGCTGGATGTTAATGTAGTCCATTCTATTGTCAAGAGGTGTTTTCTGAAGTTTCCGACATCTTTAAGTTCTCAACCTCCAGGTAGGGATGGTCTTTGTATCTTTGACCGTGGATGTGGGCTTGTTGTTTCGATTGACGAGTCCAGCATATGTGGGGATTTGCAGAAAGTTAGCCCCCCTTTGTTCCTAGAAAGTCTGGCCATTTTCAGCAGTGCCAGAGCAAATGCCTGTGTGTGGGAAGGCAAATGGATGTATGAAGTGATGCTAGAAACTGCAGGGATACAACAGCTTGGCTGGGCAACAATTTCTTGTCCTTTCACTGACCGTATGGGAGTGGGTGATGCTGAGGATTCTTATGCTTTTGATGGTAAGAGGGTTAAAAAATGGAATGAGGAGGATGAGGCATATGGTCAGTCATGGGTGGTTGGTGATGTTATTGGATGCTGCATAGACTTGGATGAGGACAGGATACTGTTCTACAGGAATGGTATTCCACTTGGGGTTGCATTTGCCGGCATTCGAAAGATGAATCCTGGATTGGGTTACTTTCCTGCGGTCTCCCTATCTCAGGGTGAAAGGTGTGATTTGAATTTTGGTGCGCGGCTCTTCAAGTATCCAATCGAAGGCTTCCTTCCTCTACAAAATCCTCCATCTGCAACTTCACGTGCTTCCCAGTTGTTGCAATGCTTATCAAGGATGTTGGAAATAGAACGCATGGAAAGGGCCGAGTTCTCGTCTATCGATAAATTGAGAAGGTTTGTTCCACTGGATGACATTTTTCACCCTGTTGCTGATGCAATATGTGACGAGTTCTTTTCTATCTTGGATGAAGATGAGAAGGCCATGGAGTATATATCATGGGGTCCATTTTTATCATTTTTGATGGAATTATATGGTCTGCATTTACCACATGATCATCGGAGCTTGGACAAAGTCCTTGACATTGTTCTAAAGTTTAGAAGCTCAACCTTGCTATTTCAGCATGTAATAGGGGCCCTGTCTTACGGTTGCAAAACAGCTGCTTTGGTTTTAACCGAGTGCCCATATTCAGGATCATATCCATATCTTGCACTGGCTTGCCATTTGTTAAGAAGAGAAGAGTTGCTGGTGCTGTGGTGGAAGTTATCTGAGTTTGATTTCCTCCTTGAAGGTTTTCTGTCATGGAAATGCCctaacaagcaagatcttcagtTGATGATGCCTTCTGTTTGGTGGCCTAATTCATGTGAGGACATTTCTCATGAAAACAGTATGATGCTAACCACCACAGCTCTATCGGATGCAATTAGCAAG ATTGAGGAGAAGCACCGAGACCTCTGTTGCCTGGTAATCCAGTTCATTCCACCTGTGATGCCTCCTCAGCTTCCTGGTTCAGTTTTTAGGAAGTTCCTGCAAAATGTGTTAGGAGCCGCAGACCGTAATATGACTGCTCCGGGGGTTCTAGGGAACACTGTCCTTGTTTCCTTATATGCTGTTATTCTTCATTATCTTTCTGAAGGTTTTCCGGTGGCAGATATATGTGGATGGTCTAAGAGCCGAAGAGATGGTGCTAAAAAGGATATTGGTTTTCTACATCGGGGTGGTCAGCTCAGTTTTCCCATTGAGTTGTTTGTCAAAAATGATCCAATGAGGATAAACATTTCCAGAGTTGGAGGATCATTTAGCAATCTGTTAGAACTGCATTCTGTGCAGGAAAGAGAGTCTGAAGTGATCTCTTGGGAAGAAGGCTGCATGAATGATGAAGACTCTAGAGTAACACATCTTACAAGACAGAAGCCATGTTGCTGTTCTAGCTATGAAATTGATTTCACCAGAGTCTCTCGTGATCCAACCAGATCCAGAGCCAAAGGTTCTAGAGGCCATAACTCTTCCATTCCCGAGGGATCTGTTCATGTTGCTTCTGAATGCAATCCTAGAAGTTTGAATGAGGAAATCGAAGATAAACCTAGTTCAAGTGAACATCCACACTCTCAATTTGGGTATCGACCAATGCAACAATCAAGAACAGTAACCGAAGATAGTAACTGTTCTTCAGCAATTTTGAGAGAGGAGGAACTTCTTGATGTTATGCTATTTCTGTATCACGTAGGGGTTGCTCCAAATTTTAGGCAG GCATCTTACTACATGTCGCATCAATCACAATCAATATCACTCTTGGAAGAAACTGATAGACAACTAAAAGAAAGACCGTGCCATGAGCAACAAAAGCGGCTAAAAGAGGCACGAAATATTTACAGGGAAGAAGTTATTGACTGCGTGAGACACTCGACATG GTATCGTATCTCTTTATTGTCTCGATGGAAACAGAGAGGAATGTATGCTTCTTGCATGTGGATCGTGCAATTGCTTCTGGTGATCAGCAAAGATAACACCTTGTTCAGTTTCGTTCCTGAATATTATCTGGAAGCTCTG GTTGATTGCTTTCACGTTTTACGTAAAAGTGATCCACCATTTGTCCCTTCTTCTATTTTTATCAAGCAAGGACTCAGTTCATTT GTCACCTTTGTTGTTACTCACTTCAGTGATCCCCGGATATCGAGTGCAGATATAAAAGATCTGCTTCTTCAATCTATATCGGTATTAGTACAGTACAAAGAATATTTGGTTTCTTTTGAAACCAATCATGCAGCTACCCACAAGATGCCAAAAGCCTTGTTTTCAGCATTTGATAATAGATCCTGGATCCCAGTGACTAATATTCTTCTAAGGTTGTGCAAAGGTTCTGGTTTCGGCTCTTCAAAACATGGTGAGACATCATCCTCTTCGGTTGTTTTCCAG AGATTGTTGCGTGATGTATGTGCCGAAGATGAAGAACTATTTGCTGCTTTCCTGAATCGCTTATTCAATACCTTGAGTTGGACAATGACAGAGTTTTCAGTATCAATTCGAGAAATGCAAGAAAAGAACCAT ATTTTGGAGTTCCAACAGAGAAAATGCAGCGCAATTTTTGATTTGTCTTGCAATCTTGCTCGTATTCTTGAGTTTTGCACGCATGAGATTCCTCAAGCATTTCTTTTAGGAAATGATATGCATCTCAAAAGGTTGACCGAGTTGGTCATCTTCACACTTAACCAGATGACATCAGCAACTGATTCTGAGTTTTTTGATTG GTCAGTGAAACGACATGGTCAGCCTCTGGAGAAAATAAATCGGGGCATGATATTGGCTCCTCTTGTTGGCATCATAGTGAATTTGGTGGAAGCCAGTACAGAAGTTGAATCAAGGGAACAGAATGATTTAATTGAAGTTTTGGCCAGGATGGACTGTCCGGAAACTGTTCTTTTTGGACTCCAATATGTGTTGGGGTTCAACTGG GCTGGTTTTTCGAAAGGGAATGTTCACTTTGCTAAGCTGAGGCAACTTGAGGAGTTCTTAACCTGTCTTATTTGCCGGATGGGGTCCCGGGATTTGGAGGCATCTGCTTTCCTGCAAGAATCAGAATGTGATGACAGTATCTGTTGTATCTGCTATACTTGTGTGGCTGACGCTCAGTTCATTCCTTGTTTACACCAATCATGCTATGGATGCATTACTCGACATCTCTTGAATTGCGAGAGATGCTTCTTTTGTAATGCCATAGTCGCTAAAGTCATCAAGGACGAATCAAAGACAGTTTGA
- the LOC110787256 gene encoding E3 ubiquitin-protein ligase RKP isoform X1, with the protein MAEDGVWGSALSSGLALILNGEDKKTNPQKNRLVSYHDDFGHQSLEKTLEYIFDLPYRSIGPLGGLLDVNVVHSIVKRCFLKFPTSLSSQPPGRDGLCIFDRGCGLVVSIDESSICGDLQKVSPPLFLESLAIFSSARANACVWEGKWMYEVMLETAGIQQLGWATISCPFTDRMGVGDAEDSYAFDGKRVKKWNEEDEAYGQSWVVGDVIGCCIDLDEDRILFYRNGIPLGVAFAGIRKMNPGLGYFPAVSLSQGERCDLNFGARLFKYPIEGFLPLQNPPSATSRASQLLQCLSRMLEIERMERAEFSSIDKLRRFVPLDDIFHPVADAICDEFFSILDEDEKAMEYISWGPFLSFLMELYGLHLPHDHRSLDKVLDIVLKFRSSTLLFQHVIGALSYGCKTAALVLTECPYSGSYPYLALACHLLRREELLVLWWKLSEFDFLLEGFLSWKCPNKQDLQLMMPSVWWPNSCEDISHENSMMLTTTALSDAISKIEEKHRDLCCLVIQFIPPVMPPQLPGSVFRKFLQNVLGAADRNMTAPGVLGNTVLVSLYAVILHYLSEGFPVADICGWSKSRRDGAKKDIGFLHRGGQLSFPIELFVKNDPMRINISRVGGSFSNLLELHSVQERESEVISWEEGCMNDEDSRVTHLTRQKPCCCSSYEIDFTRVSRDPTRSRAKGSRGHNSSIPEGSVHVASECNPRSLNEEIEDKPSSSEHPHSQFGYRPMQQSRTVTEDSNCSSAILREEELLDVMLFLYHVGVAPNFRQASYYMSHQSQSISLLEETDRQLKERPCHEQQKRLKEARNIYREEVIDCVRHSTCRYRISLLSRWKQRGMYASCMWIVQLLLVISKDNTLFSFVPEYYLEALVDCFHVLRKSDPPFVPSSIFIKQGLSSFVTFVVTHFSDPRISSADIKDLLLQSISVLVQYKEYLVSFETNHAATHKMPKALFSAFDNRSWIPVTNILLRLCKGSGFGSSKHGETSSSSVVFQRLLRDVCAEDEELFAAFLNRLFNTLSWTMTEFSVSIREMQEKNHILEFQQRKCSAIFDLSCNLARILEFCTHEIPQAFLLGNDMHLKRLTELVIFTLNQMTSATDSEFFDWSVKRHGQPLEKINRGMILAPLVGIIVNLVEASTEVESREQNDLIEVLARMDCPETVLFGLQYVLGFNWAGFSKGNVHFAKLRQLEEFLTCLICRMGSRDLEASAFLQESECDDSICCICYTCVADAQFIPCLHQSCYGCITRHLLNCERCFFCNAIVAKVIKDESKTV; encoded by the exons ATGGCAGAAGATGGTGTATGGGGTAGTGCATTATCATCAGGGTTAGCGTTAATACTTAATGGCGAAGATAAGAAAACGAATCCTCAAAAGAATCGTCTTGTTTCATATCATGATGATTTCGGGCACCAGTCATTGGAAAAAACATTGGAATATATTTTTGACCTTCCTTATCGATCAATTGGACCGCTGGGTGGTCTGCTGGATGTTAATGTAGTCCATTCTATTGTCAAGAGGTGTTTTCTGAAGTTTCCGACATCTTTAAGTTCTCAACCTCCAGGTAGGGATGGTCTTTGTATCTTTGACCGTGGATGTGGGCTTGTTGTTTCGATTGACGAGTCCAGCATATGTGGGGATTTGCAGAAAGTTAGCCCCCCTTTGTTCCTAGAAAGTCTGGCCATTTTCAGCAGTGCCAGAGCAAATGCCTGTGTGTGGGAAGGCAAATGGATGTATGAAGTGATGCTAGAAACTGCAGGGATACAACAGCTTGGCTGGGCAACAATTTCTTGTCCTTTCACTGACCGTATGGGAGTGGGTGATGCTGAGGATTCTTATGCTTTTGATGGTAAGAGGGTTAAAAAATGGAATGAGGAGGATGAGGCATATGGTCAGTCATGGGTGGTTGGTGATGTTATTGGATGCTGCATAGACTTGGATGAGGACAGGATACTGTTCTACAGGAATGGTATTCCACTTGGGGTTGCATTTGCCGGCATTCGAAAGATGAATCCTGGATTGGGTTACTTTCCTGCGGTCTCCCTATCTCAGGGTGAAAGGTGTGATTTGAATTTTGGTGCGCGGCTCTTCAAGTATCCAATCGAAGGCTTCCTTCCTCTACAAAATCCTCCATCTGCAACTTCACGTGCTTCCCAGTTGTTGCAATGCTTATCAAGGATGTTGGAAATAGAACGCATGGAAAGGGCCGAGTTCTCGTCTATCGATAAATTGAGAAGGTTTGTTCCACTGGATGACATTTTTCACCCTGTTGCTGATGCAATATGTGACGAGTTCTTTTCTATCTTGGATGAAGATGAGAAGGCCATGGAGTATATATCATGGGGTCCATTTTTATCATTTTTGATGGAATTATATGGTCTGCATTTACCACATGATCATCGGAGCTTGGACAAAGTCCTTGACATTGTTCTAAAGTTTAGAAGCTCAACCTTGCTATTTCAGCATGTAATAGGGGCCCTGTCTTACGGTTGCAAAACAGCTGCTTTGGTTTTAACCGAGTGCCCATATTCAGGATCATATCCATATCTTGCACTGGCTTGCCATTTGTTAAGAAGAGAAGAGTTGCTGGTGCTGTGGTGGAAGTTATCTGAGTTTGATTTCCTCCTTGAAGGTTTTCTGTCATGGAAATGCCctaacaagcaagatcttcagtTGATGATGCCTTCTGTTTGGTGGCCTAATTCATGTGAGGACATTTCTCATGAAAACAGTATGATGCTAACCACCACAGCTCTATCGGATGCAATTAGCAAG ATTGAGGAGAAGCACCGAGACCTCTGTTGCCTGGTAATCCAGTTCATTCCACCTGTGATGCCTCCTCAGCTTCCTGGTTCAGTTTTTAGGAAGTTCCTGCAAAATGTGTTAGGAGCCGCAGACCGTAATATGACTGCTCCGGGGGTTCTAGGGAACACTGTCCTTGTTTCCTTATATGCTGTTATTCTTCATTATCTTTCTGAAGGTTTTCCGGTGGCAGATATATGTGGATGGTCTAAGAGCCGAAGAGATGGTGCTAAAAAGGATATTGGTTTTCTACATCGGGGTGGTCAGCTCAGTTTTCCCATTGAGTTGTTTGTCAAAAATGATCCAATGAGGATAAACATTTCCAGAGTTGGAGGATCATTTAGCAATCTGTTAGAACTGCATTCTGTGCAGGAAAGAGAGTCTGAAGTGATCTCTTGGGAAGAAGGCTGCATGAATGATGAAGACTCTAGAGTAACACATCTTACAAGACAGAAGCCATGTTGCTGTTCTAGCTATGAAATTGATTTCACCAGAGTCTCTCGTGATCCAACCAGATCCAGAGCCAAAGGTTCTAGAGGCCATAACTCTTCCATTCCCGAGGGATCTGTTCATGTTGCTTCTGAATGCAATCCTAGAAGTTTGAATGAGGAAATCGAAGATAAACCTAGTTCAAGTGAACATCCACACTCTCAATTTGGGTATCGACCAATGCAACAATCAAGAACAGTAACCGAAGATAGTAACTGTTCTTCAGCAATTTTGAGAGAGGAGGAACTTCTTGATGTTATGCTATTTCTGTATCACGTAGGGGTTGCTCCAAATTTTAGGCAG GCATCTTACTACATGTCGCATCAATCACAATCAATATCACTCTTGGAAGAAACTGATAGACAACTAAAAGAAAGACCGTGCCATGAGCAACAAAAGCGGCTAAAAGAGGCACGAAATATTTACAGGGAAGAAGTTATTGACTGCGTGAGACACTCGACATG TAGGTATCGTATCTCTTTATTGTCTCGATGGAAACAGAGAGGAATGTATGCTTCTTGCATGTGGATCGTGCAATTGCTTCTGGTGATCAGCAAAGATAACACCTTGTTCAGTTTCGTTCCTGAATATTATCTGGAAGCTCTG GTTGATTGCTTTCACGTTTTACGTAAAAGTGATCCACCATTTGTCCCTTCTTCTATTTTTATCAAGCAAGGACTCAGTTCATTT GTCACCTTTGTTGTTACTCACTTCAGTGATCCCCGGATATCGAGTGCAGATATAAAAGATCTGCTTCTTCAATCTATATCGGTATTAGTACAGTACAAAGAATATTTGGTTTCTTTTGAAACCAATCATGCAGCTACCCACAAGATGCCAAAAGCCTTGTTTTCAGCATTTGATAATAGATCCTGGATCCCAGTGACTAATATTCTTCTAAGGTTGTGCAAAGGTTCTGGTTTCGGCTCTTCAAAACATGGTGAGACATCATCCTCTTCGGTTGTTTTCCAG AGATTGTTGCGTGATGTATGTGCCGAAGATGAAGAACTATTTGCTGCTTTCCTGAATCGCTTATTCAATACCTTGAGTTGGACAATGACAGAGTTTTCAGTATCAATTCGAGAAATGCAAGAAAAGAACCAT ATTTTGGAGTTCCAACAGAGAAAATGCAGCGCAATTTTTGATTTGTCTTGCAATCTTGCTCGTATTCTTGAGTTTTGCACGCATGAGATTCCTCAAGCATTTCTTTTAGGAAATGATATGCATCTCAAAAGGTTGACCGAGTTGGTCATCTTCACACTTAACCAGATGACATCAGCAACTGATTCTGAGTTTTTTGATTG GTCAGTGAAACGACATGGTCAGCCTCTGGAGAAAATAAATCGGGGCATGATATTGGCTCCTCTTGTTGGCATCATAGTGAATTTGGTGGAAGCCAGTACAGAAGTTGAATCAAGGGAACAGAATGATTTAATTGAAGTTTTGGCCAGGATGGACTGTCCGGAAACTGTTCTTTTTGGACTCCAATATGTGTTGGGGTTCAACTGG GCTGGTTTTTCGAAAGGGAATGTTCACTTTGCTAAGCTGAGGCAACTTGAGGAGTTCTTAACCTGTCTTATTTGCCGGATGGGGTCCCGGGATTTGGAGGCATCTGCTTTCCTGCAAGAATCAGAATGTGATGACAGTATCTGTTGTATCTGCTATACTTGTGTGGCTGACGCTCAGTTCATTCCTTGTTTACACCAATCATGCTATGGATGCATTACTCGACATCTCTTGAATTGCGAGAGATGCTTCTTTTGTAATGCCATAGTCGCTAAAGTCATCAAGGACGAATCAAAGACAGTTTGA
- the LOC110787255 gene encoding uncharacterized protein isoform X1: MFSSLKLQASTPATHRRNNYKVAGNLTFSPSTASSLRLPPRRFSVLSVKSSENVPSSQPSISSDFTSSVGSPSLHLSHSTLSQRHISVLNFLACAVAISATWLFCAAIPALLAFKRAAESLEKLLDVTREELPDTMAAVRLSGMEISDLTMELSDLGQEITQGVKKSTRAVHVAEEKLRQFANMTSTAPMQVANAKAITTVEPAVAKTARDMREGIVKGRTMLQVFFAVTGFSRSVVSFLSNRSKRRSLNK; the protein is encoded by the exons ATGTTCTCATCTCTAAAATTGCAGGCTTCAACCCCTGCAACCCACCGTAGAAACAACTACAAAGTCGCCGGGAACCTAACCTTCTCTCCTTCTACGGCGTCTTCGCTCCGCCTTCCACCCCGCCGGTTCTCCGTATTATCCGTAAAATCGTCGGAAAATGTGCCTTCTTCTCAGCCATCGATTTCTTCCGATTTTACCTCCTCCGTTGGATCTCCTTCGCTTCACCTCTCTCATTCGACTCTATCTCAACGTCACatctccgtcttgaatttcctCGCCTGTGCG GTTGCAATTTCTGCGACTTGGCTATTTTGTGCTGCGATTCCCGCGCTTTTG GCTTTCAAGAGAGCAGCGGAATCACTAGAGAAGCTATTAGATGTCACCAGAGAAGAGCTGCCAGATACAATGGCAGCAGTTCGCCTGTCTGGAATGGAAATCAGTGACTTAACGATGGAGCTAAGTGATTTGGG TCAGGAAATAACACAAGGTGTTAAGAAGTCTACTCGTGCTGTACATGTGGCGGAGGAAAAATTGCGTCAGTTTGCAAACATGACATCAACAG CACCAATGCAGGTAGCCAACGCCAAAGCAATAACGACAGTTGAACCTGCAGTAGCTAAAACTGCAAGAGACATGCGAGAGGGCATTGTTAAAGGGCGTACAATGCTTCAAGTGTTTTTTGCTGTCACCGGATTCTCTAGGTCGGTCGTCAGTTTTCTTTCTAATAGATCTAAGCGTAGGTCCTTGAACAAATAA